From Methanobrevibacter millerae, one genomic window encodes:
- a CDS encoding ATP-dependent DNA helicase — translation MQLNPEQESVVTYTGDKYLSVEAGPGAGKTRVIIERVKYLLNEVGIDPSSLLIITFSRKAADELQDRLADDNISSTDIKKMQISTIHSFCSKILEKSGAVGFDVIDDDLGEKINMFIGKHADELGFVGECYLPKREVGDVIRKYNEYCTFKVDTPKLVEYIENTHPVCDEYVHFVNEYMAENDGAFPRDEVRENEEFKKAWYNAKYLQIAKSYEIYKDLLNKYNVTDFNHMQVKALEILRKNPETRFKNILIDEFQDTDPVQMEIFEILMENTDSFTVVGDINQSIYGFRGSSENYFDYLADLHGDDVEPKSLPTNYRSTYEIIDISQDYIRHQQSQNSALKKAKCGRDVNNEVYYLINPDNKSEALNIFNIIKYLYDNGKINSYDEIGILTRSVKGASSCIDPLIELLAENDIPYQIKGRNDLFDKDEIKSILTLLHHLIEDEDSDKIILTRWEKEWLNLKAYTGANFEQKLFDLSDDTKAILNDLQDDYENQVIAAEKVAYEKFTGKKSRLRSFAGVFNRDEEILEEIFKTVEKPVLTDENLVKYGVTDSNDLEFFRKLNALKSDIFDEDLKYSERPTILDIYLTLLTEITDCLSVDVINDDSELINNLSVITNTFDSYEDMMYDRDIRGAYWFIYRNIESYASYVEDSRGVQIMTVHKSKGLEFPVVILASLNENRYPLKYRNPNPESGYMMGRPVYYTPCDCLEYKNFEDEEEELKMHNWEEERVIYVAMTRAEDTLILSSIVNGCEAEVETAYNRLDDTDYLKSINKGPDSVQNAIDENLDYCRLINPHDIDINVIDKPPKDADAELITLSFSALEDYLECPFKYRMAYEVDFRTSNPNKLDDGIFIHKALEVINKKIKAENNTYIGNDRVKKIVSRLFHTSNIALELEDEERYKRKLETITHDVIHYYDHEGRDLEIIESEYLFFIKTDSYSMAGIIDLIFKDKDGNIGILDYKNTAIESKFIDKYSKQLHLYRAALKDKNQKFSDVEIEKLYVYAIKSKKMISIDISDEKEKEVLNELNATADNIISKNFPSKEGKHCEYCQYKKICNR, via the coding sequence ATGCAATTGAATCCCGAACAAGAAAGCGTAGTAACATACACTGGTGACAAATATTTAAGCGTTGAAGCGGGCCCCGGCGCCGGAAAGACCCGCGTAATAATTGAGAGAGTAAAATACCTGTTAAATGAAGTTGGAATAGATCCCTCAAGCCTTCTGATAATTACCTTTTCCAGAAAGGCCGCCGATGAGCTTCAGGACAGGCTTGCAGACGACAACATTTCAAGCACTGACATCAAAAAGATGCAGATATCAACGATTCATTCATTCTGCAGCAAAATCCTTGAAAAAAGCGGAGCGGTCGGTTTTGACGTCATTGACGATGATCTGGGCGAAAAGATAAACATGTTCATTGGAAAGCATGCTGATGAGCTCGGCTTTGTAGGTGAGTGTTACCTGCCGAAAAGAGAGGTGGGAGACGTTATCCGCAAATACAACGAATACTGCACATTCAAGGTTGACACTCCCAAACTGGTTGAGTATATTGAAAATACCCATCCGGTTTGCGATGAATACGTTCACTTTGTCAATGAATACATGGCCGAAAACGACGGAGCATTCCCGCGCGATGAGGTTCGTGAAAATGAGGAGTTTAAAAAGGCATGGTACAATGCGAAATACCTGCAGATTGCCAAATCATATGAGATTTATAAGGATTTGCTGAATAAGTATAACGTTACCGATTTCAATCATATGCAGGTTAAGGCCCTTGAAATATTGAGGAAAAACCCGGAAACGCGCTTTAAAAACATTTTAATCGATGAGTTTCAGGATACCGATCCGGTTCAGATGGAAATCTTTGAGATATTAATGGAAAATACGGATTCATTCACTGTTGTAGGTGACATTAACCAGAGCATTTACGGTTTTAGGGGCTCAAGCGAGAATTATTTCGATTATCTGGCTGATTTGCATGGTGATGATGTCGAGCCGAAAAGCCTTCCAACCAATTATCGCTCAACCTATGAAATCATCGATATCAGCCAGGATTACATAAGGCATCAGCAGTCACAAAACTCCGCATTAAAGAAAGCCAAATGCGGTCGTGACGTTAACAATGAAGTTTACTATCTCATTAACCCGGACAATAAAAGTGAAGCGCTTAACATCTTCAATATCATTAAATATCTGTATGATAACGGCAAAATCAACAGCTATGATGAAATAGGAATCCTTACAAGATCAGTCAAGGGTGCATCATCCTGTATTGACCCGTTAATTGAGCTATTGGCTGAAAATGACATTCCTTACCAGATTAAGGGAAGAAACGATTTGTTTGATAAGGATGAAATCAAATCCATTCTGACATTGCTGCATCATTTGATTGAGGATGAAGATTCCGATAAAATCATTTTAACCCGCTGGGAAAAGGAATGGCTTAACCTGAAGGCTTACACAGGTGCAAACTTCGAGCAGAAGCTATTTGATTTATCAGATGATACCAAAGCTATTTTAAATGATTTGCAGGACGATTATGAAAATCAGGTGATTGCCGCTGAAAAGGTTGCTTATGAGAAATTCACAGGCAAGAAATCCAGATTGAGAAGTTTTGCAGGAGTTTTCAACCGTGACGAAGAGATTTTAGAGGAAATATTCAAGACTGTTGAAAAGCCGGTATTAACCGATGAAAACCTCGTTAAATATGGCGTTACTGATAGTAACGATTTGGAATTCTTCCGTAAACTAAATGCTTTGAAATCAGACATTTTCGATGAAGACCTTAAATACAGCGAAAGGCCAACAATCTTAGACATTTATTTAACATTATTAACTGAAATAACCGATTGCTTAAGCGTTGACGTCATTAATGATGACAGCGAATTGATCAATAACCTCTCCGTCATAACGAATACCTTCGACAGCTATGAGGACATGATGTATGACCGAGATATCAGGGGAGCCTACTGGTTCATTTACAGGAATATCGAAAGCTACGCATCCTATGTTGAGGATTCAAGGGGCGTTCAGATAATGACAGTCCACAAATCCAAGGGACTTGAGTTTCCGGTTGTAATTCTCGCTTCTTTAAATGAAAACAGATATCCTCTGAAATACAGGAATCCGAATCCCGAAAGCGGATACATGATGGGAAGGCCTGTATATTACACTCCATGTGATTGTCTTGAATACAAGAACTTTGAGGATGAGGAAGAGGAGCTTAAGATGCACAACTGGGAAGAGGAGCGCGTAATCTACGTTGCAATGACAAGAGCAGAGGACACGCTGATATTGTCATCAATCGTTAATGGATGTGAAGCTGAAGTGGAAACGGCTTATAATCGTTTAGATGATACGGATTACTTAAAGTCAATCAATAAGGGACCTGACAGCGTTCAGAATGCCATTGACGAAAACCTTGATTACTGCAGGTTAATCAACCCTCATGACATTGACATTAACGTTATCGACAAGCCTCCAAAAGATGCGGATGCCGAACTGATTACTTTGAGCTTTTCTGCCCTGGAAGATTATCTGGAATGTCCTTTCAAGTACAGGATGGCCTATGAGGTCGATTTCAGAACCTCAAATCCGAACAAGCTGGATGACGGTATTTTCATTCATAAGGCATTGGAAGTAATTAATAAAAAAATCAAAGCCGAAAACAATACATACATCGGCAACGACCGTGTTAAAAAAATCGTTTCCAGATTATTCCACACTTCAAACATCGCTTTGGAGCTTGAGGATGAGGAGCGCTACAAAAGAAAGCTTGAAACGATTACACATGACGTAATCCATTACTATGATCATGAGGGAAGAGATCTTGAAATCATCGAGTCCGAATATCTGTTCTTCATTAAAACGGACAGCTATTCGATGGCGGGCATCATAGACTTGATATTTAAGGACAAGGATGGCAATATCGGAATTCTTGATTATAAAAACACTGCAATAGAGTCTAAATTCATTGATAAGTACTCAAAACAGTTGCATTTATACCGTGCAGCCCTAAAGGATAAAAACCAGAAGTTTTCAGACGTTGAAATTGAAAAGTTATATGTTTATGCAATCAAATCAAAAAAGATGATTTCAATCGACATTTCCGATGAAAAGGAAAAAGAAGTCTTAAACGAGTTAAATGCTACGGCAGATAATATTATAAGCAAAAATTTCCCGTCAAAAGAAGGAAAGCACTGTGAATATTGCCAATATAAAAAAATTTGTAATAGATAA